AATGGCAACCCTAGTCAtgcatttttgtatacattaaagtGAAATTTGCAATGCTCAGTTTCAATCAGGACATTTTGGTTTTTTGTCGGGACGAAGAGCTGAATATCGGTGACAGATGGCAATCCTATGCTTATCTCGTCTAATCTAGAttcataactattaataaaagtagaaactaatgttataaaataaaatatataaaactttaaaattggaATACAAGGCCGGATAAGCCAGTCGAACATTTGAGAAAATGTCGAGGGGCCGGTAATGAGTGTTTagtcttaatatattttttttttataataatgataaattaatataaatatcaatagaaaatataatacaattaaattattaaaccattTAGCTGTACTCAAACGTTAGAAATCCTAAGACTTGAACCTGATtagatacaatattgttaacatCTAAAAGATgagatcatttttttaagttaagaaataaattgattaaatttttttttttttttgataggaTTAACACCAAATTTGAGAtgtcttaaaatgtatgttatgtgtatagcatataaaatactgcaaaaaaacttataatctagattctggatgtaacaacctaaactgtaaaaattatacttaagtataggtatatataataaattatacagggTGCTTCAAGAGTCTTCATccgattacaaatttatatagctaGGCAATCGTTAGCCACAGGTAAATTACCCATATACTAATCGAaagataacttaaaataaacttggTTATCTAATCTTTTCATTAGTATATAGGTCGTTTACTAGTGGCTAACATTTGCCGagctatataaatttgtaatcggACGAAGACTTGATACACTCTGTATTATTGACCTTTTTCTATTCCTTGAATATTCTGCATTAAGATGGTGCAATTGAAGGTACCACAccgaaaatgtataaaaaaagtactagAAATagtgtaaacaaataattgtcaaattatatttataataatggatattaattaatttattccacTGGCGAATTTCCTCAGGAGTGAGAAGGCAAGGAAAGCACCACttccctaaaaaaaaaaaatattgttttacactcaaaaaaaaaacttattttataaaagtttttttgaaaatgtttaaataaaaaaataatactcaatTCACATTTCACAAATATGAATGAATTATTGAGTCCCCACCGatcattttagtaaaattatttatcatctcAGGAAAGTATTACCAAGGCCGCCATTAGTTTATTCACCAAAGAATTACGATTAActcaataaagtatatttactattgatataatttagttttaaacttaatttatggAAACAAaagaatgttaaatttatatccaAGGCGGCAAAGCTTGACATTCACCctgtactttataatatattaatatatatatttattaaatattattatataaaattataaaatcaatggtaCAACGCATAGACATAATATGTCtatggttaggttaggttaggttaaccttataaaataatattaatagttaatattattaactactatGTCTATGGTTAGGGCTGCAGGCGCGGATCCAGAGTAATTATTAGGGGGGGGgcatctatatataatagggGTGGCCAACATAACTATGTACGCGAGccacatatattaatgtatttatatcaagAGCCAAATTATCTAATCTGTACTTTTATACCACAAAATGAATAAAGATAGCTAACATCCgataaacatatcaaattacaaaatatgaaattataaaacaatattaataataataataaaacatttttttttatataaatgtatgcaaaaaaattaaaattttggtttttgtaaaatagaCCGCGAGACGCATACGTCGATGAAGAGAGCCGCAATTTGGCCACCcctgaattatatataataattgtattattatattataattattaccatcgattatatgtacaatatatatatcatatatgtattattttaattttattatatacataatcaatgctagtactataaatatttctttaatttttaaaggaattaacttacaactaaaaattaataaaacacctAGGTaggtgcattaaaaaaaacactatttaagaacaattagtaaaaactattaaaaaactattgaatattaataaaccaacaataattataaagcaaaatctaattttctttttgtttataaaaaatattcgacattttgttaaatttgtatttattgattcgaaatattcaatgtttgtttgaagaaatttttattgtaaatgttaTCTATACAATTGTCTctccattaataaattattattacaatgtgtTGTGTGTGAAAAAAGTTGACTAAAAtacatctattatttataaaagcatCCGTTGCGTCGTCAGTCGGCACAATTGGAAATTAcggaattataaataaaactatccgCTAAACaatggatttattattatttaatgtaaataaaaactaaatataagatcctaacactataaaaaaatttaatttttttcatcgtttgacatattaattaagtaaattgattttttttttcgtgatttGGGAGGGGCCATCGCTCCCATGACCCCCCTTGTATCCGCGCCTGTAGGGCTGTGCAAATATTTAACCGATTATTCGAATAACATATGATTTTTAACgaatgatacataataaattattcaattgaaaaaatgcaACACTGTGCGGGACATTAATGTAAAGCCATAGACTAAAGCTGATACGTATGTCGGAATTATCATCTATATACCAAATCcacaggtatataaaataaatatattttgtatatctgTGACCAAatcagaaaacaaaaaatatattttatcctcACACTAAATGTTAGCATTAGGCAATCAAACTAACACGGATGCATTTTTACGGGCAACGAAGTGCGCGGGTACAGCTAGTGTGTAATATAGCCAATATAGATAAGGGATTTAAAAATTCggaatttgttattttctttttttgataCTAGGTAGTCACATAAAttgaatagtttaatattgtcACTAGCATGGGATTTTTGTTtcttatgcatttttaaggAGAActtcgtttatattttaagtatataatagtaccaAGTTCTgctatcttaatttttacccgaccgtaaaatgtaaaaaatgtctGCGTTTTGTACTTTTGTCTTTTAATGCTCGACCGTACAACATCACATAAAAACcgacataaatacataatagataAGAAAGGTATCTACTACCTACACAGGCTAAAATCTGTCAAGTCGcagtgcatataatatttaaaaaatgttatgaaaatattataaaaaaataatacatattatatacgattagaTACTTATGGTATCTTAGTTTCCTATATACGTGGTAGACTGGTCACTGGTGGTACTGTTGTGTACTGTGTATGCAGAACTGCAGTGTGTATCGTGCATGtagtgtgtttttatttttaataaaataatttattattataagtacactTGTTACAATTTCAGtccagaaaacatttttttttcttttttaatatttaaataataatgatattttgtaaaatgtcaCATGAGGTTATTTTTTCGTAACACCTACCTCTACAATATCTtcgttcaatataattattagtaaaataaattattagattattagcTAAATTATTATGCTGTACAACCTACTTAATTCGTAGTTACACTAACAACTTTAATGtgtacgaatattaaaaacaagctCAAGTTTAGAGTTCAATTTTCtggaaaatgtatgtttagcTATCGATTTTTAGGATATTCTTTTGACTTAAGTCAGTAATTATCTATACGTGATATAAATCATACTTCGTATTACTGCAGTATTTACCTAATTgtcctaatacctatattggGCGTCAAggctaattttataaatagtaatactatTGTAATACGTATAaccattgatttttatataatactagctGAATTACCCGGCTTCGCCCGTGTGCAGTTTTTGCTTTCTTAAAATGAAATTCTTAAATCAACACACAATATCGTGTTTTAAAGacgaaaaacatttattttataatttatataattgagcTAATCGGTGACCAGTGTTTTACGCATCGGAACAATTCGTGTCTACACGTCgataaaatacacacacaaaaaaaaggtCAGGTTGCAGGTAGCTGGAAACACTCAGACAGGTTATTTGGAATAactctgtgaaaaaaaatttgaaataagttAAATGGCGTCGTCACAAAATGGGTACATAAAAATGGCCTGTccttttatatgtataaggaTTATACAATCAATGGTATAACGTAACCACTAGTATAGAAGCCTGTGAGGCTGGgaacgtataaaaatatattattattaacacatcaatataataaaattgtggtATAATAATGCTATTATGTTATTCTGTGATAGTATATGATGAGCATTTATTTTCGCTGTAATAAATTTTCGGACAACAGCCTATGACCCGTTTTGTGATACTGTGATAGTATGATATGAACTACGAAGGATTGGTGAACAAGCTGATAATAGGatctaacataataatataataatagtatgattaGTATGTTTtgagttttcaatttttcgtaCCGTATGTACTATTTCTATGTACGAATTacgttttaactttaaatatttaaacatatttggaCGTTGAGAATTGAGATGTAcctaatatactataacacTAATATCATTATCCTATCGtttacgttattataatatactattgatCTTGCAGTATGTAATGATTTAGATTTCCGTAATTGTTGAGAACAATTTTTCGTGGTGATACATGCTATTATcttgaaatttaattcaaatcgCCCTTACTGCAATACTACAGTTGGGTTCACctcaaataacaattttcacaatattgtagcttattattatttatcatcttgtgtaagtatattgttaattcaaattgtattttaataatatctattagaaatgtaaatttgtattttttctacatACTTCATACTGAAATATCTtgctgttaaaataaaataaaatgtgacattattttcaatattactacaaattattatttgttctcatctagtaaaatattttaaaatcaaaccgACCATGATAATGCTAAGTGCTTATTTTGgtagaaaatgtaatttaagtaatttttataacaatttttggaTCACTAAACAAATATGAGATATACTAAGTTCATATgtcaatgtatttaaaaattgcagttttttaataaatataaggttatttaaaataaatcaatgattgttttaacttataaaaacttatatcaTGCACAGGGTTAATTATTGAATCcagatataatttagtatttgtagataataatctatttattaccaaaaataacatatttaaaagacattttcccagtttcttattattttttacgttatttttttttttttttttttttatctagcaCTAGCTATTAGTAATGTTTTAGTCATAGATATTAGAAATGCttgaattataaagtatttacttgtaattataaaatataaataaaaatagcaaagttatctaataatttattttattatcaaatactccatgtataaaattatatgttacatGTTGTaagtaatttagattttaaattccatTTTCACAGTTTCACTCTTTTTGCTAATTCACCTTAACAatctgatttattttatgttttttttaaaattgtgtgaTAAGGGAAGttacaatgaaaatttaacaaaaaaaattatattaacccatatttgtttttcagataattataaatattattgttttaaaaatgaagttcattttaatatcaattaattttttattttttatagcttaaTATCAATTTGAATATATCTAGGTACCTAGCGGTGGCAGATTAAGCTATTTACTGCCTACAAGCAGGAAATTTGCTGCCgtctcaaattatattataatattataaatatattttattttttattttttaagtgcgCCAAATTTGCTGCTCCAATCACCTGATTATTTTGCCTGTAGGGTAACCTGACGCTAGTACCTAGATATCTAATATAagttacaaacaataataattaatataaaaaaaactttttgcctattttctttgttttatgGCATTTTGTAGTTCATATTTCAagatttattagattatttagtataagatTTTTGATGATTATAAAGTCCCATGtccatgtttttaaaatatttggatttaCTTCATCTTTTTTTCTTCCTGTTGTAGATAAtcctaatgttattatttatttatttttatttatatatgatattacagGCAAATATTGtggtagaataaaaataaaaataataaaatgtataatataacagatgtctaatttaatatataattcttttaccagtcttatacattaattattaatgtccaTAGAAATATGTCTGATACAGACTCAGATTCATCAACAGATAGTGACAATAACAATTCATCTCcttttttcaaccattatttggGTTATCCTCGTGGCTATTATGGACATGATATTGAAAGTCCAGGCCTTGAAACAGATGATTCTTCAGATAGTGATGTTATTCCTAATTTAAGTCATTTTGATTCTACATCTAGTGATGTAAGTTTTCAAAGTTcttacctaatttattttatttatattttcattttattattttagagtgAAGCATTATTAAACAACACCTCAGACGAATTTGATTGTCCAGATAATGATTCATCTTGTAGTTCGAGAAATTCatctacatttaaattattcaaacaaaggcatattaataaaatgaaagtcATTCGTTCGAAATCCAATTATTGGTGTCTTCCTAAAGAGTTATATAACAGGTTATAAGGTAAATGTCTTGTATttagttgataaaataatttagattttgtttAGAGAAATTGGCCATTATAACCGCCGCGCTCAGTGGGGTTATAAGTTCTATCAATCAACTGTTGGTGTGCAAAAACTCAAATTGAGTAAACAACTAAAAGGCCATCAAGGATGTGTAAAttcattagattttaataaaactggtGAAATTATAGCTAGTGGATCAGATGATTTTAGAATATGTTTATGGAATTGGTCAAATGGAAAGTGCTTACTCAGTTACAGTAGTTTACATACTaggaatatttttcaagtaaattaatttttcagtttattatgttctattatataagatttaaaatctaaGAGTTAaactcttaattattatttctgtagACTAAATTTCTCACTACACACGGAGGTACTCACATTGTATCAAGTGGACGGGATGGCTTAGTTGTATTGTCTgctgtaaataattatgattttatatatagcAAAATAATAGCACGACATGATAGCTCTTGCAATAAAGTTGGTGTACATCATGATACACCATATGTAGTTCTTAGTTGTGGAGATGACGgaatcgttaaaaatatagatattcgTGAATCTCctattaatgaaaatgaaagAATTACCAAGTaagaaacatacatttttatttattcaaataaaatataatttatgtgtctATTATTCTGATTATTAGTATACTACATATCAAAAATATGCATGGAACTTCTATGCATCTATATGGTATTGATATTAATCCTATGAATCCATATGAGTTTATTGTAAATGGTGATGATGAATATGTAAGAATGTATGATAAAAGAAAACTAACTGTGGATCCAGTTAAACTATTCCATCgtgaacttaaaaatactaaaccaGAAAAAGTGAATAGATTAAACAGATATACTTaacataattgaattaaacttttcagtatttttaaatttttgaaataactttCTACAGACTGGTGATAGTGCTGTTATTGAAATTGATGATAGTGCTATTAATGGCACTGATAATAGTGATGTTGATGGCAGTGATGATGGTGGTGTCGATGAAGCTATCAATGATGTTTTTGATATTGCTGACATTGGTGCTATTGCAAATGGCAATGTTAATTCTGACTATGATGAGGACGAGATTTCAAGTTCAGCCTCACCTTCTCACTATTTATCTCATATTACATCTGCTGTGTATAGCTATTGTGGAACTGAAATTTTAGCATCTTATAGTGAAGatgatatttatctatttgatACTTATGGTCGATCAAATTCTGTATTACACAGTTATAGTGGCCATCTAAATAGAATGActggtattaaatttattttaatttaacaaattatattaatagttgttcatataaagttgtaatttttatacgttAACATTTGACCCTTTTATTACCAGCCATTTCCCTTTATCCTTTTAGTgactattttcatatatttgtttcagtaaatattaattattcataaattactaaaatctaatttattttaatatattattctagttAAAGGTGTCAATTTTTATGGTCCAAGAAGCGATTATGTAGTATCTGGATCAGATTGTGGATTTATCTTTATATGGGATAAAAAAACTGAAGCTATTGTCCAAAGAAAACATGCTGATAAAAAAGGATGTGTAAGATTGATGTTTTTaccttgaaaattatattccttatcatttttttttttactaggcTAATGTATTAGAAGCACATCCACATATACCAACCTTAGCAACTAGTGGTCtggataaaactataaaaatatgggAACCTTTAAATATGTCTCAacaaccaaataaaaaaaagctcagaatggtaaatttatataatattaaatattttaatatatatttcattattacataaaaatttaaaatcttatattttagttgttttaaattggGTCTACTAAGGTTCATtcagatacatttttaatgggtatgatttataaatccaAAACCTACTTGGCAAATTATCAAAGAGCCGACTCTATTTAGCTGAATTTCATATAGCCGACATCATAAAGAGCTAAAATTACAATAGGtggacaaatttttaaaattaaaaatgtattaattacattttacaattaccataaaatcaattagttgtttaatttttattgtttttatttaatgtcattattttttttttttttaatatagatatgtaaatatattatataaacaataagaataaattaaagttattttataaaatcaattataattattttttttttaattttaattttagatttaaagtatataatttaatataatgtataaattacgaCAGATATACAGAATACAGATGGTCATGAAACTCATGGTTGACTTAACTACTAATTGTTTGCctgtataatgaatttattgtgatttgaaaattaaaattgtatcatttaaTCTTACCTTTCCATATAACATAATGGTACTCACCAAGCATTATTAGcctttttaacattatatttattatcaatttaataatccataagttgaatataattttctttcataTATTTGTTCAGCCCTTATATTGGTGTCGGCTAACAGTTATGttgttttatagatttttggaTCTATAAGTTCAGATTAAAAgtgttttttctattatttgtaACTTCTtccaaaaataacttaaaaaatgtatgcaaggttcctcttaatattatttttaagccctaacaaaattttcaaaatattaaggttgatattaatttatacaacaaaCTAATTTATGCTGTTCTATGGTTTAttagtattgatttataagTAGGGCAAGGATATTTAACTTGAATATGTGTACATTTATGCACTTAAAAATGACCAAATATgcaattttactttttctttgaaaaaaaaaatattaacatctatttatctattaattgtacctaaaacaatttaattatttactgaatacatttttataaattattggatttcaaaggaataaaaaaaaactaatattaaaattattctttaaaattgtactcattataaatcaataaatataggaattcaatatttaaaattttttattgcactAACCTTGAGTATgtttaatgtatgtattaatatttatatgtaatatcatattattataacaattaaatattcataatataataatgcaatgtttttgataaaaattaaatctacctactgtaatactaatagtaaattaaattagttttagagTAATATAGGCTGATAGACTGTCTTTactcaaaatcatttttttcatgcAATGATTTACTCAATGACTAGGTAGACCTTTTATACAGCAAACCAGTTACTTATTTCtcctctttttttttaattataaaaactcattatgttaataattaatacaatgatattatatttttagaaattacatcattcaatattttaattttaatatcacaagttttaaaattttaagaagaTTCTATAGTAAATTCTAACTATGTCGAACGTTGCTATCTCAAACTACATTGAAACTATCATTACACTTAATTGCGTTTTGCTCTctataactcaaaataaaattaatcattttttgtcatctcgaataaataaataatatttttattgcggtaagaacaaaaaattaagtagtACATTCAGTAtagttattgattaaatatattatatcaaaatttaccaatttttttaattgttttaaaaattttaataaaacaactcAACATTTCAAAGTTTTTGATGTCTCGAGTTTTTTTCTATTCTTCTTGAGATTCCTCATCCCTTATAGGAATAATCGAAtaacatttgaattaaatttatttaactaatattattttaaaataaaatccttgtatatacataaatcaagTATaagtgatttaataatttataagtatgatTAGTTTGATCAAGAACCATTAGTTACAGTTAACTGAAATTGATTGAtcagttatttgttattattattgtttttaaagtatagtaaattataatacaagttaatttaattcaataacctTGGTTCACAAAACTCTGTACTTTCATAGTAagtttaagatttaatttttcagtttaagtaattaataattaatacttgaaAAAACTTGAGTAATGTATTAATCCTAAAAAACAACAGGAATTAATAAAGAATGAGTAAAAAATTACACGTTGCATATCACTACTTCATGTACTAAATAAAGTTttctgtacattttaaattattttaatttccttttataaacttttatttttacaaacatttttatactatttaattttagaagacAAGTCACGTAAATTataaggtttttaattttgataaaaattaaattttttatagagaaacagaataaattaaaatttcattaatataattttttttttagtgtgtcGTTAAAAATAGACTCGACAGAGAACGACACCTAAGGATTGCAGAACAACAATATCATTTGAGTCATGTGAGttccatatatttttatactggaTTAAAAACTAGTgaatccaaaattaaaaatagaatatcagatttttaaaataaaaaacgagtttataaacatagattcaataattatattataaatttatttattgcacaaattaaaattaaatgatttaaatttttataattgaacatatataaataatatattatttaattatagttattagattttatatttcattaattttgtatcttattttgtattgtctGACACGATGACTTCAAAGTTTTAATGTACCTGAAGTGCATActggaattatttattttgattttatatgggttttaaaattttagagtATTTTCAATCTATACTTTTTAggaatataacaaaaacaaattaaatttgttttaaatttaaaaaatattaaattttccatttttaacgATAATACAGTGAAACTTCCAATTAACAGTCACAGAAGGGACTATAAATAATGACCGCTATTTAGAGGACCCAGGGACGTACTAGGGGGGTGTTTTGGGTGTTCAAACACCCCCcgaaatatttggtttttgtatggttatttacttattctattttaatgttaattgtcataaatattattatactttgataCACAGGTATGATATTACAGGGGCTTGGTAAATTGAGTCcaaaatatcgtttttgtGGTTAACTAAGTCCCTAGTTATAATAGGTTTAGTTTCCAAAACAGCACATTTTCTTTCTCACTTTTACAGGC
This sequence is a window from Rhopalosiphum maidis isolate BTI-1 chromosome 1, ASM367621v3, whole genome shotgun sequence. Protein-coding genes within it:
- the LOC113560927 gene encoding DDB1- and CUL4-associated factor 8 isoform X1 yields the protein MSDTDSDSSTDSDNNNSSPFFNHYLGYPRGYYGHDIESPGLETDDSSDSDVIPNLSHFDSTSSDSEALLNNTSDEFDCPDNDSSCSSRNSSTFKLFKQRHINKMKVIRSKSNYWCLPKELYNREIGHYNRRAQWGYKFYQSTVGVQKLKLSKQLKGHQGCVNSLDFNKTGEIIASGSDDFRICLWNWSNGKCLLSYSSLHTRNIFQTKFLTTHGGTHIVSSGRDGLVVLSAVNNYDFIYSKIIARHDSSCNKVGVHHDTPYVVLSCGDDGIVKNIDIRESPINENERITNILHIKNMHGTSMHLYGIDINPMNPYEFIVNGDDEYVRMYDKRKLTVDPVKLFHRELKNTKPEKTGDSAVIEIDDSAINGTDNSDVDGSDDGGVDEAINDVFDIADIGAIANGNVNSDYDEDEISSSASPSHYLSHITSAVYSYCGTEILASYSEDDIYLFDTYGRSNSVLHSYSGHLNRMTVKGVNFYGPRSDYVVSGSDCGFIFIWDKKTEAIVQRKHADKKGCANVLEAHPHIPTLATSGLDKTIKIWEPLNMSQQPNKKKLRMCVVKNRLDRERHLRIAEQQYHLSHMI
- the LOC113560927 gene encoding DDB1- and CUL4-associated factor 8 isoform X2 — protein: MSDTDSDSSTDSDNNNSSPFFNHYLGYPRGYYGHDIESPGLETDDSSDSDVIPNLSHFDSTSSDSEALLNNTSDEFDCPDNDSSCSSRNSSTFKLFKQRHINKMKVIRSKSNYWCLPKELYNREIGHYNRRAQWGYKFYQSTVGVQKLKLSKQLKGHQGCVNSLDFNKTGEIIASGSDDFRICLWNWSNGKCLLSYSSLHTRNIFQTKFLTTHGGTHIVSSGRDGLVVLSAVNNYDFIYSKIIARHDSSCNKVGVHHDTPYVVLSCGDDGIVKNIDIRESPINENERITNILHIKNMHGTSMHLYGIDINPMNPYEFIVNGDDEYVRMYDKRKLTVDPVKLFHRELKNTKPEKTGDSAVIEIDDSAINGTDNSDVDGSDDGGVDEAINDVFDIADIGAIANGNVNSDYDEDEISSSASPSHYLSHITSAVYSYCGTEILASYSEDDIYLFDTYGRSNSVLHSYSGHLNRMTVKGVNFYGPRSDYVVSGSDCGFIFIWDKKTEAIVQRKHADKKGCANVLEAHPHIPTLATSGLDKTIKIWEPLNMSQQPNKKKLRMLF